A genome region from Bombilactobacillus bombi includes the following:
- a CDS encoding sugar-binding transcriptional regulator, producing the protein MIQSKNQKKIEQALKISRLYYIDEMSQSDIAKKLQISRPTISRLLQFAKENNIVEVKIHDPFQNVESIRKQLQAKYHLKDAIIGTQTNTNENNILKYLGQQTADYLDKIIRDNDIIGISWGKTMEAIANSLNDNFHKNIEIVQLKGSVTNSQESNYSSDITQKFSRAFHTQAEILPLPVIFDDVTTKNLVVKDRFINNVLEKGFNSNIAIYTVGTTLPTAMLFRLGYLDKEKIDHIKKVAVGDILSRFITDDGMIADKELDSRTVSIPLDNLKNKKYSILIAGGRKKLASIHAALMGGYPNVLITDLITAKDLLNQ; encoded by the coding sequence ATGATACAATCGAAAAATCAAAAGAAAATTGAACAAGCTTTAAAAATTAGTCGTCTATATTATATTGATGAAATGAGTCAATCTGATATTGCTAAAAAATTGCAAATTTCTCGGCCAACTATTTCAAGGTTACTGCAGTTTGCTAAAGAAAATAATATTGTTGAAGTAAAAATTCACGATCCCTTTCAAAATGTTGAATCTATTAGAAAACAGTTGCAAGCAAAATATCATCTGAAAGATGCAATCATCGGAACCCAAACAAATACTAATGAAAATAATATTTTAAAATATCTAGGACAACAAACTGCCGATTATTTAGATAAAATTATTCGTGATAATGATATTATTGGAATTAGCTGGGGGAAGACTATGGAGGCAATAGCGAATAGCTTAAATGATAATTTTCATAAAAATATAGAAATTGTCCAACTAAAAGGTAGCGTAACTAATTCTCAGGAAAGTAATTATTCTAGTGATATCACTCAAAAATTCAGTCGTGCCTTTCATACTCAAGCTGAAATTTTACCATTACCAGTTATTTTTGATGATGTTACTACCAAAAACCTAGTTGTTAAAGATCGATTTATTAATAATGTTTTAGAAAAGGGATTTAATTCTAACATTGCTATCTATACAGTTGGGACGACTTTACCCACGGCCATGCTTTTTCGACTCGGATATTTAGACAAAGAAAAAATAGATCATATAAAAAAAGTTGCTGTAGGTGATATTCTTTCAAGATTTATTACAGATGATGGGATGATTGCAGATAAAGAATTAGATAGTCGAACTGTAAGTATTCCCTTAGATAATTTAAAAAATAAAAAATATTCAATTTTAATAGCAGGTGGAAGAAAAAAGTTAGCTTCTATTCATGCAGCTTTAATGGGGGGATATCCGAACGTCTTGATTACTGATTTGATTACGGCTAAAGATTTATTAAATCAGTAA
- the deoC gene encoding deoxyribose-phosphate aldolase, whose protein sequence is MELTREQLAKYLDHTNLQPNATQEDIQKTCMEAIKYNTASVCVNAHWIAYVKKELENTTVNPIAVVGFPLGATSTNAKTFEAKTALLDGAEEIDMVINIGELIGGNDEFVQNDIHSVVQEVHSKNKLLKVIIETSFLNNSQIIKACELAEKAGADYVKTSTGFSSAGAKVEDVALMRKTVGNRLGVKASGGIHSRKEALAMIAAGASRLGVSATVKILSEN, encoded by the coding sequence ATGGAGTTAACTAGAGAACAATTAGCAAAATATTTAGATCATACTAATTTACAACCTAATGCTACACAAGAGGATATCCAAAAAACTTGTATGGAGGCTATAAAATATAATACCGCTTCTGTCTGTGTTAATGCACATTGGATTGCATATGTTAAAAAAGAATTAGAAAATACTACTGTGAATCCAATTGCTGTAGTGGGTTTTCCACTAGGTGCAACAAGTACAAATGCTAAAACTTTTGAGGCAAAAACAGCGCTATTAGATGGTGCTGAAGAAATAGATATGGTAATTAATATTGGCGAATTAATTGGCGGAAATGATGAATTTGTTCAAAATGATATTCATTCTGTTGTTCAGGAAGTACATTCAAAAAATAAATTACTAAAAGTTATTATCGAAACTTCTTTTTTGAATAATTCTCAAATTATTAAAGCATGTGAGCTCGCAGAAAAAGCAGGAGCAGACTATGTCAAAACTTCAACAGGTTTTAGTTCTGCTGGGGCTAAGGTTGAAGATGTTGCTTTAATGCGGAAAACTGTGGGTAATCGTCTTGGTGTTAAAGCTTCTGGTGGTATTCATAGTCGTAAAGAAGCATTAGCAATGATTGCCGCAGGTGCTAGTCGCTTAGGTGTTAGTGCAACTGTTAAAATTTTGTCTGAAAATTGA
- a CDS encoding phosphopentomutase has translation MTKFNRIFGIVLDSVGTGAAADADKFNDLGADTLGHVGDAYQGNLKLPNLQKLGISNLRTQEIAGVPAANNPLGYYGKMQEISAGKDSMDGHWEMMELPVNKPLDYFPNGFPDELLDKIAQFSGRKIIGNRPESGTKIIQELGEQQMKTGDLIIYTSGDSVLQIAAHEDVISVQELYKICEYTRSLVNGPQYTIGRVIARPYIGSDKDHFTRTANRHDFSLEPIGKTVLDYLADSNIHTVGIGKINDIFSGNGIIEGYHNESNMDGMDHLDHVLHESFTGFCFMNLVDFDAMYGHRRNPMGFGQALMDFDERLGSVLDQLKNDDLLMITADHGNDPGFRGTDHTREYVPLLVYSPSMKHHGSLGTRQTFADMGAIILDNFNVTGNSVGKSFLADLN, from the coding sequence ATGACTAAATTTAATAGAATATTTGGAATTGTTTTGGATTCTGTTGGAACAGGAGCCGCAGCAGATGCAGATAAATTCAATGATTTAGGTGCAGATACTTTAGGGCATGTTGGGGATGCCTATCAAGGAAATTTAAAATTACCTAATTTACAAAAGTTGGGTATTTCCAATTTGCGAACTCAAGAAATTGCTGGAGTACCAGCCGCTAATAATCCATTAGGATATTATGGGAAAATGCAAGAAATTTCTGCTGGTAAAGATAGTATGGATGGCCATTGGGAAATGATGGAATTACCAGTTAATAAACCTTTAGATTATTTTCCTAATGGTTTTCCTGATGAGTTATTAGACAAAATTGCTCAATTTTCCGGAAGAAAAATTATCGGCAATCGTCCTGAATCAGGTACTAAAATTATTCAAGAACTCGGTGAGCAGCAAATGAAAACAGGAGATTTAATTATTTATACCTCAGGTGATTCTGTTTTGCAAATTGCAGCTCATGAAGATGTAATTTCAGTACAAGAGTTATATAAAATCTGTGAATATACGCGTAGTTTAGTTAATGGTCCACAATATACAATTGGACGTGTTATTGCTCGGCCTTATATAGGTTCTGACAAAGATCATTTTACTCGAACAGCTAATCGGCACGACTTTTCTTTGGAGCCAATAGGAAAAACAGTACTTGATTATCTTGCAGACAGTAATATTCATACTGTTGGTATTGGAAAAATTAATGATATTTTTTCTGGAAATGGAATTATCGAAGGTTATCATAACGAAAGTAATATGGATGGTATGGATCATTTGGATCATGTTTTGCATGAAAGTTTTACAGGATTTTGTTTTATGAACTTGGTAGATTTTGATGCTATGTATGGCCATCGTCGTAATCCTATGGGCTTTGGTCAAGCGTTAATGGATTTTGATGAACGTTTAGGCAGTGTTTTAGATCAATTAAAAAATGATGATTTATTGATGATTACTGCAGATCATGGAAATGATCCAGGATTTCGCGGCACGGACCATACTCGTGAATATGTACCTTTACTTGTTTATTCACCAAGTATGAAACATCACGGATCTTTAGGAACTCGGCAGACATTTGCAGATATGGGAGCTATTATTTTAGATAATTTTAATGTTACAGGTAATTCTGTTGGGAAGAGCTTTTTAGCTGATTTGAATTAG